In Nocardioides sp., the following proteins share a genomic window:
- the gatC gene encoding Asp-tRNA(Asn)/Glu-tRNA(Gln) amidotransferase subunit GatC produces MSDAPASITRDEVAHLANLARIDLDDAELDKLAPQLSVILESVASISAVASADVPPTSHPIPMTNVFRDDVVVPGLSAEQALSGAPQAEDQRFAVPRILGEEA; encoded by the coding sequence ATGTCTGACGCCCCTGCCTCGATCACCAGGGACGAGGTGGCGCACCTGGCCAACCTCGCCCGGATCGACCTCGACGATGCCGAGCTCGACAAGCTCGCACCCCAGTTGAGCGTGATCCTCGAATCCGTCGCATCGATCAGCGCGGTCGCGAGTGCCGACGTACCTCCGACCAGCCACCCGATCCCGATGACCAACGTCTTCCGCGACGACGTCGTCGTACCCGGTCTCAGCGCCGAGCAGGCGTTGAGCGGCGCTCCGCAGGCCGAAGACCAGCGCTTCGCCGTCCCGCGCATTCTGGGGGAGGAAGCATGA
- a CDS encoding isocitrate lyase/phosphoenolpyruvate mutase family protein, with the protein MSLTSTFRDLHSSGLFVMPNAFDAGSALRLAEAGFPALATTSSGHAATLGKQDQQVTRDELLAHVSLLTSVLSIPLNVDAELCFPSSPGGVSRTVSLLASAGASGLSIEDYDPATEALVPFSEAVERVDEVCSAAASYGLVVTARCEAALYGLSSTDDPVDRLTAYRDAGADVLYAPLLNDPSSVSALVALGRPVNQLAAGSHLPLRELARLGVRRVSTGGALTWAAYDAAVATARALC; encoded by the coding sequence GTGAGTCTCACTTCAACCTTCCGTGACCTGCACTCCTCGGGGCTTTTCGTGATGCCCAATGCCTTCGACGCAGGCTCGGCTCTGCGCTTGGCCGAGGCAGGGTTTCCGGCTTTGGCCACCACCAGCTCCGGCCACGCCGCCACCTTGGGCAAGCAGGACCAGCAGGTCACCCGCGACGAATTGCTGGCGCACGTCTCGCTGCTGACCTCCGTGCTGTCGATCCCGCTCAACGTCGATGCCGAGCTCTGCTTCCCGTCTTCGCCCGGAGGCGTTTCGCGCACTGTTTCCCTGCTGGCATCGGCGGGGGCCAGCGGGTTGTCGATCGAGGACTACGACCCGGCCACCGAGGCACTGGTGCCCTTCTCCGAAGCCGTCGAACGGGTCGACGAGGTGTGTTCTGCGGCTGCTTCGTACGGATTGGTCGTCACGGCCCGCTGCGAGGCAGCGCTGTATGGCCTGTCGTCAACAGACGACCCGGTTGATCGGCTCACCGCCTATCGAGACGCCGGGGCAGACGTGCTCTATGCGCCTCTGCTCAACGACCCCTCGTCCGTCTCCGCCCTCGTTGCCTTGGGTCGTCCGGTCAACCAATTGGCTGCCGGCTCGCATCTGCCATTGCGGGAGTTGGCTCGCCTGGGCGTACGCCGGGTGTCGACCGGTGGCGCGTTGACCTGGGCGGCGTACGACGCAGCGGTCGCGACGGCGCGGGCTCTCTGCTGA
- a CDS encoding TetR/AcrR family transcriptional regulator, giving the protein MSPAETATRPRVEGDREQEIYDATLEVLEEVGYDRLTMDAVATRAKAGKATLYRRWNGKPELVVATIMSFKGTSPEVDTGTLRGDLITLHCGQGGLTDQRAQTILSVLVTAMTRDPEFADIYRRDFIGSKMARTREAYVRAQARGEIADDLDLDLIAPALAGITLHRAFLLGDHATPALIERIVDTVILPAVGLSTAH; this is encoded by the coding sequence ATGTCCCCCGCCGAGACCGCCACCCGCCCCCGGGTCGAGGGCGACCGCGAGCAGGAGATCTACGACGCCACCCTCGAGGTGCTCGAAGAGGTCGGGTACGACCGGCTGACCATGGACGCCGTCGCGACGCGCGCCAAGGCCGGAAAGGCGACGCTCTATCGGCGCTGGAACGGCAAGCCCGAGCTCGTGGTGGCCACGATCATGTCGTTCAAGGGCACCTCCCCCGAGGTCGACACGGGCACCTTGCGCGGCGACCTGATCACCCTGCATTGCGGACAAGGCGGGCTGACCGATCAGCGCGCGCAGACCATCTTGTCGGTCCTGGTCACGGCGATGACGCGTGACCCTGAGTTCGCCGATATCTATCGGCGTGACTTCATCGGCTCCAAGATGGCTCGCACCCGAGAGGCGTACGTCCGTGCGCAGGCACGCGGCGAGATCGCCGACGACCTCGATCTCGATCTGATCGCGCCCGCGCTGGCGGGCATCACCTTGCACCGGGCCTTCCTGCTCGGCGACCACGCGACGCCGGCGCTCATCGAGCGCATCGTCGACACCGTCATCCTGCCCGCCGTCGGGCTCTCGACGGCCCACTGA
- a CDS encoding energy-coupling factor transporter transmembrane component T, whose protein sequence is MNRELHPGAWWIWALGLAAAATFTTNPFVLLMLVATAAIVVALRRSEQAWAGSLRLYVWLGVWILVIRILFRIVFGVDQTGGHVLLNLPEIPLPDWVAGVRLLGPVTRESLLAGAYDGLRLATIVICVGAANSLANPKRLLKSVPPALYEVGTALVVAVTVFPQLGESLRRVRAAQSLRGAPSGRIRGLRRLVTPVLEDALERSLALAAGMDARGYGRAPGLSRGQRRVTGALLLAGLCGLSVGVYAGLDTSVPRWLGWPMLLLGVTLGALGVWSAGRRVTRTRYRPDPWALPEWLVVACGLAATVLMWRVAASQIPIAFPDLAVLPGLSVLALAAPLAGLLPAFLTPAPPTRLEVAA, encoded by the coding sequence GTGAACCGCGAGCTCCACCCCGGAGCGTGGTGGATCTGGGCGCTCGGGTTGGCGGCCGCCGCGACCTTCACGACCAACCCGTTCGTCCTGCTGATGCTGGTCGCCACCGCCGCGATCGTCGTCGCGCTGCGGCGTAGCGAACAGGCGTGGGCGGGGTCGTTGCGGCTTTATGTCTGGCTGGGCGTGTGGATCCTGGTGATCCGGATTCTGTTCCGGATCGTCTTCGGGGTCGATCAAACAGGGGGCCACGTGCTGCTCAACCTGCCCGAGATCCCACTGCCAGACTGGGTGGCCGGGGTCCGGCTCCTCGGCCCGGTGACGCGAGAATCGCTGTTGGCCGGGGCGTACGACGGCCTGCGCCTGGCCACCATCGTGATCTGCGTGGGTGCGGCCAACTCGCTGGCCAACCCCAAGCGGCTGCTCAAGTCGGTGCCACCCGCGCTCTACGAGGTGGGCACGGCGCTGGTCGTGGCCGTCACCGTCTTTCCCCAGCTGGGTGAGTCCCTGCGACGCGTACGCGCCGCGCAATCGCTGCGCGGAGCCCCGTCGGGACGCATTCGAGGCCTGCGTCGCCTGGTCACGCCAGTGCTGGAGGACGCGCTCGAACGCTCGCTGGCACTCGCCGCGGGCATGGACGCACGCGGTTATGGGCGCGCCCCCGGGCTCTCGCGCGGCCAGCGTCGCGTCACGGGCGCCTTGCTGCTGGCGGGTCTGTGCGGCTTGAGTGTCGGTGTGTACGCCGGACTCGACACCTCGGTGCCGCGCTGGCTCGGCTGGCCGATGCTGCTGCTCGGTGTCACGCTGGGTGCGCTCGGCGTCTGGAGCGCGGGTCGGCGCGTCACCCGGACGCGCTATCGCCCCGATCCCTGGGCGCTTCCGGAGTGGCTGGTGGTGGCCTGTGGCCTGGCGGCCACGGTGCTGATGTGGCGCGTCGCCGCGTCCCAGATCCCGATCGCCTTCCCCGATCTCGCCGTGCTTCCTGGCCTGTCGGTGTTGGCGCTCGCGGCCCCGCTGGCCGGTCTGCTGCCGGCGTTCCTCACCCCCGCACCCCCGACCAGACTGGAGGTCGCGGCGTGA
- the gatB gene encoding Asp-tRNA(Asn)/Glu-tRNA(Gln) amidotransferase subunit GatB — MTDTLMAWDDVLAAYDPALGLEVHVELNTNTKMFCGCPAAFGGEPNTHVCPTCLGLPGAMPVVNGKAVESAIRIGLALNCQIAEWCRFARKNYFYPDMPKNFQTSQYDEPIAFDGYLDVDIQNTAGETETYRVEIERAHMEEDTGKSTHIGGSTGRIHGADYSLVDYNRAGIPLIEIVTKPILGAGEKAPEVARAYVAQLRDLIVALGVSEARMDQGNLRADVNLSLAPKPVVEEGDEGARLETTLGTRTETKNVNSFRSVERAVRFEMQRHGAILSGGGSILQETRHWHEDTGITTSGREKSDAEDYRYFPEPDLVPVAPSREWVEELRATLPENPTAKRARLQSEWGFTDLEMRDTIGAGAFGLVEETIAAGTTPQTARKWWLGEMARRANETGTEIAELGVTPADVAGVQKLVDAGTLNDKLARQVFDGLLAGEGTPDEIVAARGLAIVSDEGALGAAVDKAIAENPDIADKIRDGKVAAAGALIGAVMKEMRGQADAGRVRELVLERLA, encoded by the coding sequence ATGACTGACACGTTGATGGCCTGGGACGACGTCTTGGCGGCGTACGACCCCGCCCTCGGGCTCGAAGTGCACGTCGAGCTCAACACCAACACCAAGATGTTCTGCGGCTGCCCCGCGGCGTTCGGTGGCGAGCCCAACACGCACGTCTGCCCGACCTGCCTGGGCCTGCCCGGTGCGATGCCGGTCGTCAACGGCAAGGCGGTGGAGTCCGCGATCCGGATCGGGCTGGCGCTGAACTGCCAGATCGCCGAATGGTGCCGGTTCGCCCGGAAGAACTACTTCTATCCGGACATGCCGAAGAACTTCCAGACGTCGCAGTACGACGAGCCGATCGCGTTCGACGGTTATCTGGATGTGGATATTCAAAACACAGCCGGTGAAACCGAGACTTACAGAGTCGAGATCGAGCGCGCGCACATGGAGGAGGACACCGGCAAGTCCACCCACATCGGCGGCTCGACCGGACGTATCCACGGCGCCGACTACTCCCTGGTCGACTACAACCGCGCCGGCATCCCGCTGATCGAGATCGTCACCAAGCCGATCCTTGGTGCGGGGGAGAAGGCGCCCGAGGTGGCGCGCGCGTACGTCGCTCAATTGCGTGACCTCATCGTGGCGCTGGGCGTCTCCGAGGCGCGGATGGACCAAGGCAACCTGCGCGCGGACGTGAACCTCTCGCTGGCGCCCAAACCGGTGGTTGAGGAGGGCGACGAAGGAGCCCGTCTCGAAACCACGCTCGGCACTCGCACCGAGACCAAGAACGTCAACTCGTTCCGTTCCGTCGAGCGGGCCGTACGTTTCGAGATGCAGCGCCACGGCGCGATCCTGAGCGGCGGCGGTTCAATCCTGCAGGAGACGCGGCACTGGCACGAGGACACCGGCATCACCACCAGCGGCCGGGAGAAGTCCGACGCCGAGGACTACCGATACTTCCCCGAGCCCGACCTGGTGCCGGTCGCCCCGAGCCGTGAATGGGTCGAGGAACTGCGTGCGACCCTGCCGGAGAACCCGACCGCCAAGCGGGCGCGACTCCAGTCCGAGTGGGGCTTCACCGACCTGGAGATGCGCGACACCATCGGTGCCGGCGCATTCGGACTCGTGGAGGAGACCATCGCCGCCGGGACGACCCCGCAGACCGCGCGCAAGTGGTGGCTGGGCGAGATGGCGAGGCGCGCCAACGAAACCGGCACCGAGATCGCCGAACTCGGCGTAACCCCTGCCGACGTGGCGGGCGTACAAAAACTCGTCGACGCGGGCACCCTCAACGACAAGTTGGCACGTCAGGTCTTCGACGGCCTGCTCGCTGGAGAAGGTACGCCCGACGAGATCGTCGCCGCTCGCGGCCTCGCGATCGTGTCCGACGAGGGTGCGCTGGGCGCGGCGGTCGACAAGGCGATCGCGGAGAACCCCGACATCGCCGACAAGATCCGCGACGGCAAGGTCGCCGCCGCAGGTGCCTTGATCGGCGCGGTGATGAAGGAGATGCGCGGCCAGGCCGACGCGGGTCGCGTACGCGAACTCGTGCTGGAGCGGCTCGCCTGA
- the ligA gene encoding NAD-dependent DNA ligase LigA, with protein MPDVTPADDDTAVEAAPPEARERHQELSEEIEDARWRYYVLDDPTLSDADFDARLRELEALEEQFPELRTPDSPTQKVGGAVSTEFTAVDHLQRMESLDNAFSFEELAAWHARLGREGIDDAALLCELKVDGLAINLLYEQGRLVRALTRGDGRTGEDVTPNVRTIASVPDRLTGSNDFPVPGLIEVRGEVFLPAEAFEKLNRSMSEAGKAMFANPRNAAAGSLRQKDPRVTATRDLGMVCHGIGAREGFEPQAQSHAYNALAAWGLPTSDQVRVLPTLKDVEAFVEHVGEHRHTIVPYEIDGVVVKVDSVALQRRLGSTSRAPRWAIAFKYPPEEVNAKLLSIEVNTGRTGRVTPFGVMEPTRVAGSTVERATLHNAHEVKRKDVRPGDTVILRKAGDVIPEILGPVLALRPEGLPEWVMPSACPSCGTELVEQKEGDKDLRCPNHRACRAQVLDRVFHVAGRGSFDIEGLGSEAAYALLEAGVIENEGDVFDLDHAALMRTELFTRAAKKTEADAAIDGRMLSANGERLLANLTAAAQKAPLWRVLVGLSIRHVGPTAARALANEFGSLAAIRGASLEQLAAAEGVGPIIAEAVREWFDGPESDWHVAIVEKWAESGVRMEDERDASVARTLEGLTIVVTGSLEGFSRDSAKEAIISRGGKAAGSVSKNTDYVVVGENAGSKADKAEALGLTILDEAGFVQLLDDGPPSAAE; from the coding sequence ATGCCTGACGTGACGCCTGCCGACGACGACACCGCTGTCGAGGCGGCGCCGCCCGAAGCGCGCGAGCGGCACCAGGAGTTGTCGGAGGAGATCGAGGACGCCCGCTGGCGCTACTACGTCCTCGACGACCCGACCCTGTCCGATGCCGACTTCGACGCGCGCCTGCGCGAGTTGGAGGCGCTGGAGGAGCAGTTCCCGGAGTTGCGCACGCCCGACTCGCCCACGCAGAAGGTCGGGGGCGCGGTGTCGACCGAGTTCACGGCCGTCGACCACCTGCAGCGGATGGAGTCACTCGACAACGCGTTCAGTTTCGAGGAACTGGCCGCGTGGCACGCGCGGTTGGGTCGCGAAGGCATCGACGATGCCGCTCTGCTTTGCGAGCTCAAGGTCGACGGTCTCGCGATCAACCTGCTGTACGAGCAGGGCCGTCTCGTGCGCGCGCTCACGCGCGGCGACGGGCGGACCGGCGAGGACGTGACGCCGAACGTACGCACGATCGCGTCGGTGCCGGACCGCCTGACCGGCTCCAACGACTTCCCGGTGCCGGGTTTGATCGAGGTGCGCGGTGAGGTGTTTCTGCCCGCCGAGGCCTTCGAAAAGCTCAACCGCTCGATGAGTGAGGCCGGCAAGGCGATGTTCGCCAACCCGCGCAACGCCGCTGCGGGGTCGCTGCGGCAGAAGGACCCGCGCGTGACGGCCACGCGTGACCTCGGCATGGTGTGTCACGGGATCGGCGCGCGGGAGGGCTTCGAGCCGCAGGCGCAGAGCCACGCCTATAACGCGCTCGCCGCGTGGGGCCTGCCGACGTCAGATCAGGTGCGGGTGCTGCCGACTCTGAAGGACGTCGAGGCGTTCGTCGAGCACGTCGGCGAGCACCGGCACACGATCGTGCCCTACGAGATCGACGGAGTCGTGGTGAAGGTCGACTCGGTGGCGCTGCAGCGCCGCCTGGGCTCGACGTCGCGGGCGCCGCGGTGGGCGATCGCGTTCAAGTACCCGCCTGAGGAGGTCAACGCCAAGTTGCTCTCGATCGAGGTCAACACGGGGCGTACGGGGCGGGTCACGCCGTTCGGGGTGATGGAGCCGACCCGGGTCGCCGGATCGACCGTGGAGCGGGCGACGTTGCACAACGCCCACGAGGTCAAGCGCAAGGACGTACGACCCGGCGACACCGTCATCTTGCGCAAGGCCGGCGACGTGATCCCCGAGATCCTCGGACCGGTGCTCGCGCTGCGCCCCGAGGGACTGCCCGAGTGGGTGATGCCGTCGGCGTGTCCGTCGTGCGGCACCGAACTCGTCGAGCAGAAGGAGGGCGACAAGGATCTGCGCTGCCCCAATCACCGAGCCTGTCGCGCCCAGGTGCTCGACCGGGTGTTCCACGTGGCCGGGCGGGGATCGTTCGACATCGAGGGGCTCGGCAGCGAGGCGGCGTACGCACTCCTCGAAGCCGGCGTGATCGAGAACGAAGGGGATGTCTTCGATCTCGATCACGCCGCCCTGATGCGCACCGAGCTCTTCACACGCGCGGCCAAGAAGACCGAGGCGGATGCGGCCATCGACGGCCGGATGCTGTCTGCCAACGGCGAGCGATTGCTGGCCAACCTCACTGCGGCTGCGCAGAAGGCGCCGCTGTGGAGGGTGTTGGTCGGACTCTCGATTCGCCACGTCGGTCCGACGGCCGCGCGGGCGTTGGCGAACGAGTTCGGGTCGTTGGCGGCGATCCGCGGTGCCTCGTTGGAGCAACTGGCTGCGGCCGAGGGGGTCGGCCCGATCATCGCCGAGGCGGTGCGTGAATGGTTCGACGGACCGGAGTCCGACTGGCACGTCGCGATCGTCGAGAAGTGGGCGGAGTCGGGCGTACGCATGGAGGACGAGCGCGATGCGTCGGTCGCCCGGACGCTGGAGGGCCTGACGATCGTGGTGACCGGGTCGTTGGAGGGCTTCTCGCGAGACTCGGCCAAGGAGGCGATCATCAGCCGCGGCGGCAAGGCGGCAGGGTCGGTTTCCAAGAACACCGACTATGTGGTCGTCGGCGAGAATGCCGGTTCGAAGGCGGACAAGGCCGAGGCGTTGGGACTGACCATCCTCGATGAGGCGGGATTCGTGCAGTTGCTCGACGACGGCCCCCCGTCGGCAGCGGAGTAG
- a CDS encoding MFS transporter: MTSASTIEPETESPARHPGWALVLICMAQMMVVLDGTIANIALPYIGADLDISQANLSWIVTGYALTFGGFLLLGGRLADLFGRRRIFMVGVLVFAAASLIGGTAQTEFVLLAARALQGTGAAMASPAALALITTTFAPGPARNRAFGVYAAMAGIGAAVGLLLGGWLTGMDHPFGIAGWRYTFLFVVPVGLLAAFFAPRVLPESDRHDGELDVPGAVTATAGLLAIVFGLTRAGEEAHGWTDTWTIVSLLAGAALIGVFMLIETRVEHPLLPFRVFNSKSRRVAFVVMMIVPGAMFAMFFFLSLFTQLVMGYSPLKTGVSFLPFSVGMILSATTASKLIAKVDPRFLSGIGTLLAATALFGFSRLSVPDDASGILSTVAGGGHLGQDVNYWTHVMPFILLMAFGMGLNFVPLTLTALHNLRAEDSGIGSGVLNTMQQVGGALGLATLSTVALHFASQRTAEIAPTLVAAAEKGHLPLTPDQLGGLAGLTGFAHGATTAFLVGSCMLLLASSIVWLFLDVKHEDLAQDAQEHPDAALHMG; this comes from the coding sequence ATGACCTCTGCCAGCACCATCGAGCCCGAAACCGAGTCCCCGGCGCGTCATCCAGGCTGGGCCCTCGTGCTGATCTGCATGGCCCAGATGATGGTCGTGCTCGACGGTACGATCGCCAACATCGCGCTGCCCTACATCGGCGCCGACCTCGACATCTCCCAAGCCAACCTGTCGTGGATCGTGACCGGGTACGCCCTCACGTTCGGCGGCTTCCTGCTGCTCGGCGGCCGCCTGGCCGACCTCTTTGGGCGGCGTCGGATCTTCATGGTCGGCGTCCTCGTCTTCGCCGCCGCCTCCCTGATCGGCGGGACCGCCCAAACGGAGTTCGTACTCCTCGCCGCTCGTGCCCTGCAAGGCACCGGCGCCGCGATGGCGTCCCCCGCCGCCCTGGCGCTGATCACCACCACGTTCGCCCCCGGTCCGGCGCGCAACCGGGCATTCGGTGTGTACGCGGCGATGGCCGGCATCGGTGCCGCGGTCGGACTGCTCCTGGGGGGTTGGTTGACCGGCATGGACCACCCCTTCGGCATCGCGGGGTGGCGCTACACGTTCCTGTTCGTGGTGCCCGTCGGCTTGCTCGCGGCCTTCTTCGCCCCGCGCGTACTGCCCGAGTCGGACCGCCACGACGGCGAACTCGACGTGCCCGGCGCCGTCACCGCGACCGCGGGGCTGCTCGCGATCGTGTTCGGACTCACCCGCGCGGGCGAGGAGGCACACGGCTGGACCGACACCTGGACGATCGTGTCGCTGCTTGCCGGCGCCGCTCTGATCGGGGTCTTCATGTTGATCGAGACGCGCGTCGAGCACCCGCTGCTGCCGTTCCGGGTGTTCAACAGCAAGAGTCGTCGCGTCGCGTTCGTGGTGATGATGATCGTGCCGGGTGCGATGTTCGCGATGTTCTTCTTCCTGTCGCTGTTCACCCAGTTGGTGATGGGCTATTCGCCGCTGAAGACCGGTGTGTCCTTCCTGCCGTTCTCGGTCGGCATGATCCTCTCGGCGACCACCGCCTCGAAGCTGATCGCGAAGGTGGACCCGCGCTTCCTGTCCGGCATCGGCACCCTGCTGGCGGCCACCGCGCTGTTCGGCTTCAGCCGTCTCTCAGTGCCTGACGACGCCTCGGGGATTCTGTCCACCGTGGCTGGCGGTGGCCACCTGGGCCAGGACGTGAACTATTGGACCCACGTCATGCCGTTCATCCTGCTGATGGCATTCGGGATGGGGCTCAACTTCGTGCCACTGACCCTCACCGCGCTGCACAATCTGCGCGCCGAGGACTCCGGCATCGGGTCCGGGGTGCTCAACACCATGCAGCAGGTCGGCGGCGCGCTCGGCCTGGCGACCCTGTCGACCGTGGCGCTGCACTTCGCCTCGCAGCGCACGGCCGAGATCGCACCGACGCTGGTGGCGGCTGCGGAGAAGGGCCACCTGCCGTTGACGCCCGACCAACTCGGCGGACTGGCCGGGCTGACCGGCTTCGCGCACGGTGCGACCACCGCCTTCCTGGTCGGCAGCTGCATGCTGCTGCTGGCCTCGTCGATCGTGTGGCTGTTCCTCGACGTCAAGCACGAGGACTTGGCCCAGGACGCGCAGGAGCACCCCGACGCCGCGTTGCATATGGGGTGA
- the gatA gene encoding Asp-tRNA(Asn)/Glu-tRNA(Gln) amidotransferase subunit GatA — MIKQTAAQMADALANGEVTSVELTQAHLDRIDAVDGAVHAFLQVDHEGALAQAEESDARRAEGKAQSNLDGVPIAVKDVLATQGLPTTAGSKILEGWIPPYDATVVRKLRAAGLPILGKTNMDEFAMGSSTEHSAYGPTRNPWDLDRIPGGSGGGSAAAVAAYEAPLAIGTDTGGSIRQPGAVTGTVGVKPTYGSISRYGLIALANSLDQAGPVTRTVLDSALLHEVIGGHDPLDSTSIKDPVGGLVQAARQGATGDLSGLRVGVITELSGDGWQPGVMARFHETVEMITAAGAEVVEVSCPTFVHALATYYLILPAEASSNLAKFDAMRYGLRVVPEGSPSAEEVMRATRDAGFGDEVKRRIILGTYALSSGYYDAYYGQAQKVRTLITRDFDAAFEQVDVLLSPTAPTTAFKLGEKLDDPLSMYLNDLATIPANLAGVPGISVPGGLAEEDGLPVGIQVLAPVLADDRVYRVGAAIEALGEQKWGGPLLAQAAPLVEERAERVSRNQGGNE; from the coding sequence ATGATCAAGCAGACCGCGGCCCAGATGGCCGACGCGCTCGCGAACGGTGAGGTCACCAGCGTCGAACTCACCCAAGCCCACCTCGACCGGATCGACGCCGTGGACGGAGCCGTCCACGCCTTCCTCCAGGTCGACCACGAAGGTGCCCTTGCGCAGGCCGAAGAGTCAGACGCCCGCCGGGCCGAGGGCAAGGCGCAGAGCAACCTCGACGGCGTACCGATCGCCGTCAAGGACGTCCTGGCGACCCAGGGCCTCCCGACGACCGCGGGCTCCAAGATCCTCGAGGGCTGGATCCCGCCCTATGACGCGACCGTCGTACGCAAACTTCGTGCTGCCGGTCTGCCGATCCTCGGCAAGACCAACATGGACGAGTTCGCGATGGGTTCGTCGACCGAACACAGCGCCTATGGGCCGACGCGCAACCCCTGGGACCTCGACCGGATCCCCGGCGGCTCGGGCGGCGGCTCGGCCGCGGCCGTCGCGGCGTACGAAGCGCCTCTCGCCATCGGCACCGACACCGGCGGTTCGATCCGGCAGCCGGGTGCGGTGACCGGCACGGTCGGTGTGAAGCCGACGTACGGCTCGATCTCGCGCTATGGCCTGATCGCGCTGGCCAACAGTCTCGATCAGGCGGGGCCGGTCACGCGTACGGTCCTCGACTCGGCGTTGCTGCACGAGGTGATCGGCGGGCACGACCCGCTGGATTCGACGTCGATCAAGGACCCCGTCGGCGGCCTCGTGCAGGCAGCACGCCAAGGTGCGACCGGTGATCTGAGTGGCCTGAGAGTCGGCGTGATCACCGAACTGTCCGGCGACGGCTGGCAACCCGGCGTCATGGCGCGTTTCCACGAGACGGTGGAGATGATCACCGCGGCTGGTGCCGAGGTCGTCGAGGTGTCCTGCCCGACGTTCGTACACGCGCTGGCGACCTATTACCTGATCCTGCCGGCCGAGGCGTCGAGCAACCTCGCGAAGTTCGACGCGATGCGTTATGGCCTGCGTGTCGTGCCCGAGGGCAGTCCGAGCGCCGAGGAGGTCATGCGTGCGACGCGTGACGCGGGCTTCGGTGATGAGGTCAAGCGCCGGATCATCTTGGGCACGTACGCCCTGTCGAGCGGTTATTACGACGCCTACTACGGCCAGGCGCAGAAGGTCCGCACCCTGATCACCCGCGACTTCGACGCGGCCTTCGAGCAGGTCGATGTGCTGCTCTCGCCGACGGCACCGACGACCGCGTTCAAGCTCGGCGAGAAGCTCGACGACCCGCTGTCGATGTATCTCAACGACCTCGCGACGATCCCCGCCAACCTTGCAGGCGTACCTGGCATCTCCGTGCCGGGCGGACTAGCCGAGGAAGACGGCCTGCCGGTGGGCATCCAGGTGCTCGCACCGGTGCTCGCCGACGACCGCGTTTATCGGGTGGGTGCCGCGATCGAGGCGCTGGGCGAACAGAAGTGGGGCGGGCCGCTGCTGGCGCAAGCCGCACCGCTGGTTGAGGAACGAGCGGAGCGAGTGTCTCGAAACCAAGGGGGCAACGAATGA